Proteins encoded in a region of the Verrucomicrobiota bacterium genome:
- the dapA gene encoding 4-hydroxy-tetrahydrodipicolinate synthase, translating into MFNGTYTALVTPFRNGKIDTQAFDKLIQGQIAGGVDGIVPVGTTGESPTLDHDEHIEVIRLAKEYSRDKLKVIAGTGANCTKEAIELTLAAEALGIDGTLQVAPYYNKPSQEGLYQHFAAIARATKLPIILYSIPGRCGIEISVETTLRLATDFKNVVCMKEAGGTPERVSALRQAGLPGNFTILSGDDSQTLPFMSVGAVGVISVASNLIPLEVSKMVRLFAQGDLDAARRLHERLYPAFKDLFIETNPVPIKAALAIKGLIAEEYRLPLVPMSAANRAKMVESLKKAGAL; encoded by the coding sequence ATGTTTAACGGTACATACACAGCTTTAGTGACCCCCTTCCGGAATGGAAAAATCGACACACAGGCATTTGACAAGCTCATACAAGGGCAAATTGCAGGGGGCGTGGACGGGATTGTGCCAGTCGGTACGACCGGTGAATCCCCCACCCTCGATCATGATGAACACATCGAGGTCATCCGATTGGCAAAGGAATACTCACGCGATAAGCTCAAGGTAATTGCCGGAACTGGAGCAAATTGCACCAAAGAAGCTATCGAGCTGACCCTGGCTGCCGAGGCCCTCGGCATCGACGGCACCTTGCAAGTGGCCCCCTATTATAACAAGCCCAGCCAAGAGGGGCTTTACCAGCATTTTGCCGCAATCGCACGTGCGACGAAACTGCCGATCATCCTTTACAGTATTCCCGGACGTTGCGGGATCGAGATTTCAGTTGAAACCACTCTCCGCCTCGCCACAGACTTTAAAAATGTGGTTTGTATGAAGGAAGCCGGCGGGACACCCGAGCGCGTCAGTGCCCTGCGCCAAGCGGGACTCCCCGGAAACTTCACCATCCTGAGCGGAGACGATTCACAGACGCTTCCCTTTATGAGCGTCGGTGCTGTCGGTGTCATCAGCGTGGCCTCAAACCTGATTCCGTTGGAAGTCTCCAAAATGGTTCGGCTTTTTGCCCAAGGCGACCTCGATGCCGCGCGCAGATTGCACGAGCGGCTCTACCCGGCATTCAAGGACCTTTTCATCGAGACAAATCCGGTTCCGATCAAGGCGGCCCTTGCGATCAAAGGCCTGATTGCCGAGGAGTACCGTCTGCCATTGGTCCCCATGTCCGCCGCTAACCGTGCTAAAATGGTGGAATCCCTTAAAAAAGCAGGTGCTTTATGA
- the dapB gene encoding 4-hydroxy-tetrahydrodipicolinate reductase has product MSVTNLMIVGAKGRMGQMLIQCAGQDNELKVIKGLDIDNPSFDPEIKQAQAVIEFALHDATTRTLEACLSNKVPLVIGTTGHSKEVLAQIAAAAKLIPIVHASNYSLGMNALFYLVKRAAEILGSDYDQEVIEMHHRMKKDAPSGSALSLAKVLAEVKKQDLEKLTRHGREGMPGERSRDEIGIHALRGGDVVGDHTVMFAGIGERVELTHKASSRETFARGALRAAKWATTQTPGLYEMSDVLGLK; this is encoded by the coding sequence ATGAGTGTGACAAATTTAATGATTGTCGGAGCCAAAGGTCGTATGGGCCAAATGCTCATCCAATGCGCCGGACAGGACAACGAACTCAAAGTCATCAAAGGGCTCGATATCGATAATCCCTCGTTTGATCCAGAGATCAAACAAGCACAGGCCGTTATTGAGTTCGCCCTCCACGATGCGACCACCCGGACCCTTGAGGCGTGTTTATCAAACAAAGTGCCCTTAGTCATTGGCACGACCGGCCACTCGAAAGAGGTCCTCGCGCAAATTGCGGCAGCGGCAAAGCTCATCCCTATCGTTCATGCGAGCAATTATAGCCTAGGAATGAATGCCCTTTTTTACCTCGTCAAAAGGGCCGCCGAAATCCTCGGTAGCGACTATGATCAAGAAGTCATCGAGATGCATCACCGCATGAAAAAGGATGCCCCCAGTGGTTCAGCCCTCTCGCTGGCGAAAGTCCTCGCCGAAGTTAAAAAACAAGATCTTGAGAAACTTACCCGGCACGGCCGCGAGGGAATGCCGGGTGAACGTAGCCGCGACGAAATCGGAATCCATGCTCTGCGCGGGGGTGACGTCGTCGGTGATCATACCGTCATGTTTGCCGGGATCGGTGAACGTGTGGAGCTCACCCATAAAGCCTCCAGCCGCGAGACATTCGCTCGTGGGGCTTTGCGTGCCGCGAAATGGGCCACGACCCAGACACCCGGCCTTTACGAAATGTCTGATGTCCTTGGTTTAAAGTGA
- the rplS gene encoding 50S ribosomal protein L19, translating to MSSAVDIIRAIEAEQFKTDLAPFNIGDTIKVHTRVKEGEKARIQIFAGLVIAKKGTGINANFTVRRISYGEGVERIFPLHSPNIAKVEVDKHGAPRRAKLYYLRDRLGKEALLVKEKGGRKK from the coding sequence ATGAGCAGCGCAGTTGACATCATCCGTGCGATCGAAGCCGAACAATTTAAAACTGATCTCGCCCCTTTCAATATAGGGGACACGATCAAAGTACACACCCGTGTTAAAGAAGGTGAAAAAGCCCGTATCCAGATTTTTGCCGGGCTCGTCATTGCCAAAAAAGGAACCGGGATTAATGCAAATTTCACCGTCCGCCGTATTTCTTATGGTGAAGGTGTCGAGCGTATCTTCCCCCTCCACTCCCCAAATATCGCCAAGGTCGAAGTGGATAAACATGGAGCCCCACGCCGCGCCAAACTTTATTACCTCCGCGATCGCCTCGGTAAAGAAGCCCTTCTCGTTAAAGAAAAAGGCGGCCGTAAAAAATAG
- the dapF gene encoding diaminopimelate epimerase, with protein MKIPFIKMNGAGNDFVMIDNRDLKTNLTKTQIEHICERHRGVGADGLLAVEPAQKGGNYRFRYYNSDGGEAEMCGNGARCFARFAQRLSPGANQLAFETIAGMIHAIFEGTLVRLNLSDPKGFELNKKIKLSDGEFLIHNCNTGVPHAVLIVDDADKAYVGKYGAEIRYHADYAPKGTNVNFVQKTGEDSIRVRTYERGVEGETLACGTGVSASAIVAHYVLGTKTPVKVKVQGGDTLEVDFTVENEQISRVFLKGPADFTFSGEIEIE; from the coding sequence ATGAAAATTCCTTTTATCAAAATGAATGGCGCGGGTAATGACTTTGTCATGATCGATAACCGCGATCTGAAAACAAACCTGACCAAAACCCAGATCGAACACATCTGTGAGCGCCACCGAGGTGTCGGGGCGGACGGGCTCCTCGCTGTCGAACCCGCCCAAAAGGGGGGTAACTACCGTTTCCGTTATTATAATAGTGACGGCGGCGAAGCTGAAATGTGCGGCAATGGGGCGCGTTGTTTTGCGCGTTTCGCCCAGAGACTCTCTCCGGGAGCTAATCAACTGGCCTTTGAAACAATCGCCGGAATGATCCACGCTATTTTCGAAGGTACACTCGTCCGCTTGAATCTCAGTGATCCTAAAGGCTTTGAACTGAATAAAAAAATCAAGCTCTCCGACGGGGAATTCCTCATCCATAACTGTAACACGGGAGTGCCCCATGCTGTACTGATCGTCGATGACGCTGACAAAGCCTATGTCGGTAAATACGGGGCGGAAATCCGTTACCACGCTGATTATGCGCCCAAAGGCACCAATGTGAATTTTGTCCAAAAAACGGGGGAAGACTCGATCCGTGTCCGCACGTATGAGCGCGGGGTGGAAGGCGAAACCCTCGCCTGCGGGACCGGGGTGAGCGCCTCGGCGATTGTTGCTCATTACGTCCTCGGAACTAAGACCCCCGTCAAGGTAAAGGTGCAGGGTGGAGACACCCTCGAAGTCGATTTTACAGTGGAAAATGAGCAAATCTCGAGGGTTTTCCTCAAGGGGCCTGCGGATTTCACCTTCAGCGGTGAAATCGAGATTGAGTAG
- the rpsP gene encoding 30S ribosomal protein S16, which translates to MAVKIRLTRTGTTNAPSYRLVVTDNRNPRDGRYLENLGTYTPRDAKQNSDLKLDRIEHWLSKGAEMTETAASLIKKARKIAVQVA; encoded by the coding sequence ATGGCAGTTAAGATTCGTCTCACCCGTACGGGAACAACAAACGCACCCAGCTATCGTCTGGTTGTCACCGATAATCGTAATCCCCGTGACGGTCGTTACCTTGAAAATCTCGGGACTTATACCCCGAGGGATGCAAAGCAGAATTCCGATTTGAAGCTCGATCGTATCGAGCATTGGCTTTCTAAAGGTGCAGAAATGACCGAAACAGCTGCGAGCTTGATTAAAAAAGCGCGTAAAATCGCCGTCCAAGTCGCGTAG
- the trmD gene encoding tRNA (guanosine(37)-N1)-methyltransferase TrmD: MQIEVLTLFPGIVEGSVGESIIKRAQEKELVSIRVRNLRDWTRDRHKTADDRPYGGGAGMVLKPEPIFEAVDAICGESKSEWHVILTSPAGKALTQEKARELAGRPKVLLICGHYEGIDERVRTALVDEEISIGDYILTNGSLAASVIIDATVRLIPGVLGCEESAETESFNDFLLEYPHYTRPENYRDIPVPGVLLSGNHAQIAQWRYEESLRRTTERRPDLLEKHLQYKKTN; this comes from the coding sequence ATGCAAATTGAAGTTTTGACCTTGTTCCCCGGAATCGTCGAGGGTTCGGTGGGTGAAAGCATTATTAAACGCGCACAGGAAAAGGAACTCGTTTCGATTCGTGTGCGGAATTTACGGGATTGGACCCGTGACCGGCATAAAACAGCCGATGACCGCCCTTACGGGGGTGGTGCAGGGATGGTTCTGAAACCCGAACCGATATTTGAGGCGGTGGACGCCATCTGTGGGGAGTCGAAGTCAGAATGGCATGTGATTCTGACTTCTCCCGCAGGAAAAGCCCTCACGCAGGAAAAAGCGCGGGAGCTGGCCGGAAGGCCAAAAGTTCTTTTGATATGCGGTCATTATGAAGGAATCGATGAAAGGGTCAGGACGGCCCTCGTCGACGAGGAAATCTCCATCGGAGATTATATCCTGACGAATGGTTCTCTGGCGGCCTCGGTGATTATCGACGCCACGGTCCGGCTCATCCCCGGAGTGCTTGGTTGTGAGGAATCCGCCGAGACTGAGTCATTCAACGATTTCCTTTTGGAGTATCCCCATTACACACGGCCCGAGAATTACCGGGACATACCGGTGCCGGGGGTTCTCCTCTCGGGTAACCACGCGCAAATTGCGCAATGGCGATACGAGGAGTCCCTGAGACGGACCACCGAAAGGCGACCGGATCTCTTAGAAAAACATTTGCAGTACAAGAAAACCAATTAA
- a CDS encoding YraN family protein: protein MLKDPSETKAIGDFGEEMAAYYLRKYHRYKILARQWEAEHGEIDLLARDRDTLVFVEVKTRASEDFGRAAAAVNAQKRRNLSRAALEYLRRLNKKDIYFRFDIVEVVKVEAPETYECRLIQNAFELSTPYRY, encoded by the coding sequence TTGCTCAAAGACCCCTCTGAGACAAAGGCCATCGGTGATTTCGGTGAAGAGATGGCGGCCTATTATCTCAGGAAATACCACCGTTATAAAATCCTCGCCCGTCAATGGGAGGCTGAACACGGGGAAATCGACCTCCTCGCGCGTGACCGCGACACCCTCGTCTTTGTAGAGGTCAAAACCCGGGCTTCTGAAGATTTCGGCAGGGCTGCGGCAGCGGTCAATGCCCAAAAGCGGCGCAACCTCAGCCGTGCAGCACTCGAATACCTCCGCCGCCTCAATAAAAAGGATATATACTTCCGCTTTGATATCGTCGAGGTGGTCAAAGTCGAGGCACCGGAGACTTATGAATGCCGCCTGATTCAAAATGCATTTGAACTCAGCACACCTTATCGTTATTAA
- a CDS encoding transporter substrate-binding domain-containing protein, whose translation MRKTILFPLFAALIAAFTFPGCSQGEKASKTVAEGQMISKIRTRGVLKIGVAIFVPWVIQGKDGNLKGFEVELANQLAADMQVKPQFVISDFDQLIPKLQAGEIDIIISGMSITPERALKVNFTVPYNESGTYIVGNKKSMKKVEKPDDLNDKKYVIGFVAGTIFENTAQKIFTKAELHPFSSDDECYKALNLMQIDAVISSSPRPELEVLMNPDKFFIPFNDSLTNTGQAMVIQKGDPDFVNFLNSWIFYYTANQWLLERRHYWFRTLDWKDADVTFGLN comes from the coding sequence ATGCGCAAAACCATCCTTTTCCCATTATTTGCCGCGCTGATCGCGGCTTTCACTTTCCCTGGTTGTTCCCAAGGGGAAAAAGCCAGCAAAACGGTCGCTGAAGGCCAGATGATTAGTAAAATCCGGACGCGGGGAGTATTAAAAATCGGTGTAGCCATTTTTGTGCCTTGGGTGATCCAGGGTAAAGACGGTAACCTGAAAGGGTTTGAAGTCGAACTGGCAAATCAACTTGCCGCCGACATGCAGGTCAAACCACAATTTGTCATCAGCGACTTTGACCAGTTGATCCCCAAACTCCAAGCCGGTGAAATCGACATCATCATCTCGGGAATGTCGATCACCCCTGAACGCGCCCTGAAAGTCAATTTCACGGTCCCTTATAATGAATCCGGTACTTATATCGTGGGGAATAAAAAGAGCATGAAAAAGGTCGAAAAACCTGATGATTTGAATGATAAAAAGTATGTGATCGGATTTGTCGCAGGCACGATATTTGAAAACACGGCCCAGAAAATTTTCACAAAAGCAGAACTACATCCCTTCAGCAGCGATGATGAATGTTACAAGGCGCTCAACCTCATGCAAATCGATGCCGTGATCTCCTCGAGCCCCCGCCCCGAACTGGAAGTCCTCATGAATCCTGACAAATTTTTCATTCCGTTCAACGATTCCCTCACGAATACGGGTCAAGCCATGGTCATCCAGAAAGGGGATCCTGATTTTGTGAATTTCCTAAATTCCTGGATATTCTATTACACAGCAAACCAATGGTTGCTTGAGAGAAGACACTACTGGTTCCGTACATTGGACTGGAAAGACGCCGATGTGACTTTCGGTTTAAACTAA
- a CDS encoding ribonuclease HII, with the protein MPPTLDFEKVARFKGYVQIAGIDEAGRGPWAGPVSAAAVILPRDFAHAVLNDSKQLTEKKREIIFEELMADKQILWGIGLASAEEIDSLNILRATHLAMQRAVADLCSTPDFLLIDGRPVKGFAIPQQAIVKGDAKSLSIAAASILAKVTRDRLMLEIGREFPQYGFAKHKGYGTAQHSKTLQEFGPCPVHRKSFAPVRAALAQRPL; encoded by the coding sequence ATGCCTCCGACACTGGATTTCGAAAAGGTGGCCAGGTTCAAGGGCTACGTGCAAATTGCGGGAATCGATGAGGCCGGGCGCGGACCGTGGGCGGGACCGGTTTCTGCCGCAGCGGTGATCTTGCCTAGAGATTTTGCGCACGCGGTCCTGAATGACTCCAAACAACTCACCGAAAAAAAGCGGGAAATAATTTTTGAAGAGTTAATGGCGGACAAACAAATTCTTTGGGGCATCGGTTTAGCTAGCGCAGAAGAGATCGATTCCCTGAATATCCTCCGTGCCACCCATCTGGCTATGCAACGGGCTGTGGCGGATTTATGCAGCACCCCCGATTTCCTCCTCATTGATGGACGCCCAGTCAAAGGTTTCGCCATTCCCCAACAAGCCATCGTCAAAGGGGACGCCAAAAGTCTGTCAATCGCCGCCGCATCGATTCTGGCAAAAGTGACCCGAGACCGTTTGATGCTGGAAATCGGCCGGGAATTCCCTCAATATGGATTTGCAAAACACAAAGGATATGGAACAGCCCAACACTCAAAAACCCTTCAAGAATTTGGTCCGTGTCCCGTTCACCGTAAAAGCTTCGCGCCTGTTCGCGCGGCTCTTGCTCAAAGACCCCTCTGA
- the ffh gene encoding signal recognition particle protein has product MFESLTDKLQQAFKTLSGYGRISENNIGDALREVRMALLDADVNFQVVKDFIERVKEKSLGAEVIKSVSPGQQIIKIIHDELVGLLGSENAELNTNYNPTKIMMVGLHGSGKTTSTGKLAKLLQKQGKTPLLVACDVYRPAAIDQLKTLGAQLNIPVYTKLGEMNVPKIAEEAIGFAILKQCNVLIFDTAGRLQIDEPLVEELKNLKSKVKPQEIILVADSSLGQQAVDVAKGFNDALDLTGVILTKLDGDARGGAAISIRSVTGKPIKFVGTGEKMDALEPFHPDRMASRILGMGDIVTLVEKAQEHIDTDKAEELERKMRKGDMDMNDFLEQLRQVKNMGNLENLLGMLPGVGNVLSSQSGGGLIAQGEKQMKRSEAMIQSMTPGERRFPHLINVSRRQRIARGSGASLVEVNQFLKQFEEMKKMMKNMGKMQKLMTKMGGGLPMQMPGMPR; this is encoded by the coding sequence ATGTTTGAATCCCTGACGGATAAACTCCAGCAGGCCTTTAAAACCCTCTCGGGTTATGGCCGTATCTCGGAGAATAATATCGGAGACGCTCTGCGCGAAGTGCGCATGGCGCTGCTCGACGCTGACGTGAATTTCCAAGTCGTCAAAGACTTCATCGAGCGGGTGAAAGAAAAGTCCCTCGGAGCGGAGGTCATTAAGTCCGTTTCCCCCGGCCAACAAATCATCAAAATCATCCATGATGAATTAGTCGGCCTCCTCGGATCGGAAAATGCCGAGCTGAATACAAACTACAACCCCACTAAAATCATGATGGTCGGGCTGCACGGCTCCGGGAAAACGACCTCCACTGGGAAACTCGCCAAGCTCCTGCAAAAACAAGGCAAAACCCCGCTCCTCGTGGCTTGTGACGTTTACCGCCCTGCGGCTATCGACCAGCTCAAAACCCTCGGGGCCCAGCTCAATATCCCGGTTTATACAAAACTCGGCGAAATGAATGTCCCGAAAATCGCCGAGGAAGCCATCGGATTTGCTATCCTCAAACAATGTAACGTCCTGATTTTTGACACGGCCGGACGCCTCCAGATCGATGAACCACTCGTCGAGGAACTCAAAAACCTGAAGAGCAAGGTCAAACCCCAGGAAATCATCCTGGTGGCGGACAGTTCCTTAGGCCAACAAGCCGTCGATGTGGCCAAAGGTTTTAATGACGCCCTCGACCTGACCGGGGTGATCCTGACTAAACTCGACGGTGACGCCCGCGGGGGAGCAGCCATTTCCATCAGGTCTGTGACCGGAAAACCCATTAAATTCGTCGGGACCGGCGAAAAAATGGATGCCTTGGAGCCATTCCACCCGGATCGTATGGCCTCACGTATCCTCGGGATGGGTGATATCGTGACCTTGGTCGAAAAAGCCCAGGAACATATCGATACAGACAAGGCCGAGGAGCTGGAGCGCAAAATGCGCAAAGGCGACATGGACATGAATGATTTTCTGGAGCAGCTCCGGCAAGTAAAAAATATGGGGAATTTGGAGAATTTACTTGGCATGCTCCCCGGAGTTGGTAATGTGCTCAGTTCCCAGTCAGGCGGCGGGCTTATTGCGCAGGGCGAGAAACAGATGAAACGCTCTGAGGCGATGATCCAGTCCATGACACCGGGTGAGAGGCGTTTTCCGCATCTGATAAATGTCAGTCGCAGACAACGTATCGCCCGTGGCAGCGGTGCTTCCCTTGTGGAAGTGAATCAATTCTTGAAGCAATTCGAGGAAATGAAAAAAATGATGAAAAACATGGGTAAAATGCAAAAACTCATGACGAAAATGGGAGGCGGGCTCCCGATGCAGATGCCCGGCATGCCCCGCTAA